The window GATATATTAATAATTAAATAAACAATGAATCTATCTTTCATGTTCATTCCCTTTAGTAATGCCATATCCATGTCATTACATTTATCGACTCCATTTAATATTACATCCATATTACGGCGGCATGAATATTGTTAAGACTGTGGTCTTGGTTGGGATATTCCTATGTCACACATTTAATTTTGTTTTGTTACTAACAATTTCAGAATAACCTAGAGTAATATCACAACATAAAGTCATTAATCTGTCTCATAAATTATATTTTGTTAATAAACTTTACATTTCAATGGATTAATACTAGTTTTTAAAGGTGAATTTTTGGATTTGGTTGTATGAAATACTTAGTTACCGGAGCTGCTGGTTTTATTGGTAGTGCAACGGTGAGAAAGCTTAACGCTCAGGGACATGAAGTCGTCGGTATTGATAACATCAATGATTACTACGATGTAGAGCTAAAACACGCAAGGTTAAGCTTTATCAGGAACCCGTTATTTCGATTCTTACAAATTGATATTTCAAATAGGGCGGAAATGGAAGCGTTATTTGAAAAAGAAAACTTTGACCGGGTGATTCACCTTGCTGCACAGGCTGGCGTTAGATACTCAATTGAAAACCCTCACTGCTACGTTGAATCCAATGTGACGGGCTACCTAAATATATTAGAGGGCTGCCGTCAGACTGGTGTTCAACATTTAGTGTACGCCTCTTCTAGTTCCGTTTATGGGTTGAATAGTAAAGTCCCTTTCTCAACGTCTGATAGTGTTGATCATCCGGTCTCTCTTTATGCAGCGACGAAAAAATCAAATGAGTTAATGGCGCATTGCTATTCCCATCTGTATCAAATTCCTACGACTGGACTACGATTTTTTACTGTCTATGGCTCTTGGGGACGTCCCGACATGGCACCATTTATCTTTACCAAGAAGATACTAGATGGGCAAACGATAGACATTAACAATAACGGTGATATGTGGAGAGACTTTACACATATTATCGACATCGTTGAAGGTATCGTACGCATTGCGGATATCACTCCTGTACCAAATGCCCAATGGAAAGTAGAGAGCGGCTCGCCAGCCAACAGCTCTGCGCCGTTTGCGGTTTACAATCTCGGCCACGGTTCGCCTATCAACCTGATGGATTTTATTCAGGGAATAGAACATGAGCTCGGCATTGAAGCGAAAAAGAACTTTCGGGATATGCAGCCGGGAGATGTTTATCAAACCTATGCAGATACCGAAGATCTTTACGCGGTTACGGGGTATAAACCAGCGGTATCGATTCGAGAAGGTATTGCAGAGTTTGTTTCTTGGTACCGAGAGTTTTATAACAAGTAAAAATAATAATTTGATGCTATCGGGCTTGGCCTTATAGCACGTTTAGACAAGGTTAGAGTGCATGCTGCCGAGTATATCAGTTGTTATTCCTGCTAAAAATGAACAAGGGAATATCGGTAAGTTAGTGAAAGAAATTCATGATAGTTTGAAGGCTTATCCGAAAGTAGAAATTGTGATTACTGACGACGGAAGCACAGATAACACTGTGCAGGAAGCCCTTGATGCGGCTCAGGAGTGTGGTTGCGACCTGCAAGTTGTCAGTCATGAGCAGAGTTGCGGACAGAGCACCGCTGTTTTGACGGCGGTTAAACATGCAAAAGGTGAATGGATTGTTACCTCTGACGCGGATGGTCAGAACGATCCGTCTGATATACCAAGTATGCTAGAACTTGCGGCTAAAGTTACTAATCCGCATTTCTGTATTGCAGGTTACCGAGCGAAGCGCTTAGATACGGCTTGGGTTCGCTTTCAGTCAAAAGTCGCCAATAAAGTTCGTCATGCTTTATTGGGTGATGGTGTACCCGATTCAGGCTGTGGTCTGAAGGTTATCCCTAAAGCGACTTATTTACGTTTACCTTACTTCGATCATATGCATCGCTTTTTGCCTGCATTGATCAAGTCGCTTGATGGTGAAATTGTGGTTCATCAAGTCGCACACCGAGACCGAGAAGCTGGAACCTCAAACTATAACGCCTGGAATAGAGCGTGGGTTGGTATCGTTGATTTGTTTGGTGTGATTTGGTTGCAAAGACGCACTA is drawn from uncultured Vibrio sp. and contains these coding sequences:
- a CDS encoding glycosyltransferase family 2 protein → MLPSISVVIPAKNEQGNIGKLVKEIHDSLKAYPKVEIVITDDGSTDNTVQEALDAAQECGCDLQVVSHEQSCGQSTAVLTAVKHAKGEWIVTSDADGQNDPSDIPSMLELAAKVTNPHFCIAGYRAKRLDTAWVRFQSKVANKVRHALLGDGVPDSGCGLKVIPKATYLRLPYFDHMHRFLPALIKSLDGEIVVHQVAHRDREAGTSNYNAWNRAWVGIVDLFGVIWLQRRTKNPLVKAVSIAGTEQEE
- a CDS encoding NAD-dependent epimerase, with the protein product MKYLVTGAAGFIGSATVRKLNAQGHEVVGIDNINDYYDVELKHARLSFIRNPLFRFLQIDISNRAEMEALFEKENFDRVIHLAAQAGVRYSIENPHCYVESNVTGYLNILEGCRQTGVQHLVYASSSSVYGLNSKVPFSTSDSVDHPVSLYAATKKSNELMAHCYSHLYQIPTTGLRFFTVYGSWGRPDMAPFIFTKKILDGQTIDINNNGDMWRDFTHIIDIVEGIVRIADITPVPNAQWKVESGSPANSSAPFAVYNLGHGSPINLMDFIQGIEHELGIEAKKNFRDMQPGDVYQTYADTEDLYAVTGYKPAVSIREGIAEFVSWYREFYNK